The following are encoded together in the Kwoniella europaea PYCC6329 chromosome 1, complete sequence genome:
- a CDS encoding NADH-ubiquinone oxidoreductase 23 kDa subunit, mitochondrial: MPRPVLPLLRPILSSSLPTPLPIARSIHSSSRVLLATPAGRNPFAPRNTGPKHITPGPIKTPNPRESTTADAASEGSRHGNDQSVGTGVADQWPDYSKGPSALDKASQLFFFTEIVRGMWIVLEQFFRPPYTIMYPFEKGPLSPRFRGEHALRRYPNGEERCIACKLCEAICPAQAITIESEAREDGSRRTTRYDLDMTKCIYCGFCQEACPVDAIVETQNAEFSTETREELLYNKEKLLSNGDKAEAEIAANLQADHVSSYPD, encoded by the exons ATGCCTCGACCCGTCTTACCACTCCTCCGACCCATCCTGTCCTCTTCCCTCCCCACTCCTCTTCCCATCGCTCGATCCATCCACTCCTCATCTAGGGTATTGCTAGCCACACCAGCTGGACGAAATCCATTTGCTCCCCGAAATACAGGACCTAAACATATCACACCTGGACCTATAAAAACTCCCAACCCGCGTGAATCTACCACTGCCGATGCGGCTTCTGAGGGATCACGACATGGTAATGATCAATCGGTTGGTACGGGCGTAGCGGATCAATGGCCTGATTATTCCAAAGGGCCAAGTGCGTTGGATAAAGCGAGTCAATTGTTTTTCTTCACCGAGATTGTAAGGG GTATGTGGATCGTGCTGGAACAATTCTTCAGACCACCCTATACCATCATGTACCCATTTGAGAAGGGGCCATTGTCACCTAGATTCAGAGGTGAACACGCTTTGAGAAGATATCCAAATGGTGAAGAGAGATGTATCG CTTGTAAGCTCTGTGAAGCCATCTGTCCCGCTCAGGCTATTACCATCGAATCTGAAGctcgagaagatggatcgaggAGAACCACTcgatatg ATCTTGATATGACGAAATGTATTTACTGTGGATTCTGTCAAGAAGCTTGTCCTGTAGATGCTATCGttgaga CTCAAAACGCTGAATTCTCGACGGAAACTCGAGAAGAACTCTTATACAACAAAGAGAAATTATTATCAAATGGTGATaaggctgaagctgaaatTGCTGCTAACCTCCAAGCCGATCACGTAAGTTCCTATCCGGATTGA